One genomic region from Bradyrhizobium icense encodes:
- a CDS encoding ASCH domain-containing protein, translated as MSAVPAKYQGLRSFAFGDGPRLADELLDLVIKGVKTATCSTEDEPNTSTPGERWIVVDGRGTPRCVIETADVTYRRFGEVDAAFAYEEGEGDRSLAYWRKAHRTYFGRQGKFREDMMLMCERFRLVEVF; from the coding sequence GTGAGTGCTGTCCCTGCGAAATATCAGGGTTTGCGATCCTTCGCCTTCGGCGACGGGCCAAGGCTGGCGGACGAGTTGCTCGACCTCGTGATCAAGGGCGTGAAGACCGCGACCTGCTCCACCGAGGACGAGCCGAACACGTCGACGCCGGGCGAACGCTGGATCGTGGTCGATGGACGCGGCACGCCGCGTTGCGTGATCGAAACCGCCGACGTCACCTACCGCCGGTTCGGCGAAGTCGATGCTGCCTTTGCGTACGAAGAAGGCGAAGGCGACCGCAGCCTCGCCTATTGGCGCAAGGCACACCGCACCTATTTCGGCCGGCAAGGCAAGTTTCGCGAAGACATGATGCTGATGTGCGAACGCTTCCGGCTGGTTGAGGTTTTCTAG
- the pheS gene encoding phenylalanine--tRNA ligase subunit alpha: MSDLATLEKSILSDIAAAGDEAALEAVRVAALGKKGSISALLATLGKMSPDERKTQGAAINLAKDKVTQALTARRDILKSAALDTRLASETIDVTLPLREAAAEQGRIHPLSQVFEEVNTIFADMGFSIAEGPDIETDDYNFTKLNFPEGHPAREMHDTFFFNPKEDGSRMLLRTHTSPVQVRTMLSQKPPIRVVCPGRTYRIDSDATHTPQFHQVEGLVIDKGSHLGHLKWILHEFCKAFFEVDHINMRFRPSFFPFTEPSLEVDIQCRRDKGEIRFGEGEDWLEILGCGMVHPNVLRACGIDPDVYQGFAWGMGIDRIAMLKYGIADLRQLFESDVRWLSHYGFKPLDVPTLAGGLST; encoded by the coding sequence ATGTCCGACCTCGCCACACTCGAAAAATCCATTCTCTCCGATATCGCCGCTGCCGGCGACGAAGCTGCGCTCGAAGCCGTGCGCGTCGCGGCGCTCGGCAAGAAGGGTTCGATCTCCGCGCTGCTCGCGACGCTGGGCAAGATGTCGCCGGACGAGCGCAAGACGCAAGGCGCGGCGATCAACCTCGCCAAGGACAAGGTTACGCAGGCGCTCACCGCACGCCGCGACATCCTGAAATCGGCGGCGCTCGACACCCGGCTTGCCTCCGAGACCATCGACGTTACGCTGCCGCTGCGGGAGGCGGCGGCCGAACAGGGTCGCATCCATCCGCTGAGCCAGGTGTTCGAGGAGGTCAACACGATCTTCGCCGACATGGGATTTTCGATCGCCGAAGGCCCCGATATCGAGACCGACGATTACAATTTCACAAAACTGAACTTTCCCGAGGGTCATCCGGCGCGGGAGATGCACGACACGTTCTTCTTCAATCCGAAGGAAGACGGTTCGCGCATGCTGCTGCGTACCCACACCTCGCCGGTGCAGGTGCGCACAATGTTGTCGCAGAAGCCGCCGATCCGCGTGGTTTGCCCGGGCCGCACCTATCGCATCGATTCGGATGCGACCCATACGCCGCAATTCCATCAGGTCGAGGGCCTCGTCATCGACAAGGGCTCGCATCTCGGCCACCTCAAATGGATCCTGCACGAGTTCTGCAAGGCGTTCTTCGAGGTCGACCACATCAACATGCGGTTCCGGCCGTCGTTCTTCCCGTTCACCGAGCCTTCGCTCGAAGTCGACATCCAATGCCGGCGCGACAAGGGCGAGATCCGTTTCGGCGAGGGCGAGGACTGGCTGGAGATTCTTGGCTGCGGCATGGTGCATCCAAACGTGCTGCGCGCCTGCGGCATCGATCCCGACGTCTACCAGGGCTTCGCCTGGGGCATGGGCATCGACCGCATCGCGATGCTGAAATACGGCATCGCCGACTTGCGGCAATTGTTCGAAAGCGACGTGCGCTGGCTTTCGCATTACGGCTTCAAGCCGCTCGACGTCCCGACGCTCGCGGGGGGATTGAGCACGTGA
- the rplT gene encoding 50S ribosomal protein L20: MSRVKRGVTAHAKHKKVYKAAKGFYGRRKNTIRAAKAAVEKAGQYAFRDRKRKKRTFRALWIQRLNAAVRPYGMTYSVFINGLSKSGITVDRKVLSDLAINEPAAFQAIAEKAKAALAA; the protein is encoded by the coding sequence ATGTCTCGCGTCAAACGCGGTGTGACCGCCCACGCCAAGCACAAGAAAGTCTACAAGGCCGCCAAGGGTTTTTACGGCCGCCGCAAGAACACCATCCGCGCCGCCAAGGCCGCGGTCGAGAAGGCCGGCCAATATGCGTTCCGCGACCGCAAGCGCAAGAAGCGCACCTTCCGCGCGCTCTGGATCCAGCGTCTCAATGCCGCTGTGCGCCCGTACGGCATGACCTACAGCGTCTTCATCAACGGCCTCTCGAAGTCGGGCATCACGGTGGATCGCAAGGTGCTGTCGGATCTCGCCATCAACGAGCCGGCGGCGTTCCAGGCGATCGCCGAAAAGGCCAAGGCCGCGCTGGCGGCCTAA
- the rpmI gene encoding 50S ribosomal protein L35 yields MPKLKTKSGAKKRFKVTATGKVMHAQRGKRHGMIKRTKKQIRQLRGTRVLFKTDGDNVKKYFLPNA; encoded by the coding sequence ATGCCCAAGCTGAAGACCAAGTCAGGCGCTAAAAAGCGCTTCAAGGTGACTGCCACCGGCAAAGTGATGCATGCCCAGCGCGGCAAGCGCCACGGCATGATCAAGCGGACGAAGAAGCAGATTCGTCAGCTCCGCGGCACCCGCGTGCTGTTCAAGACCGACGGCGACAACGTCAAGAAGTACTTCTTGCCGAACGCCTGA
- the infC gene encoding translation initiation factor IF-3 — MRRPNRAPPAATKDGPRTNDDIRNAQIQLIDQNGTNHGTVETVVAIKMALEAGMDLVEISPNNNPPVCKIMDYGKFKYSAQKKAAEARKKQKIVEIKEIKLRPMIDDHDYDVKMRAMQRFFEEGDKVKITLRYRGREMAHQEIGTKLLDKVKADVAEFAKVEQDARFEGRQVVMVLAPR, encoded by the coding sequence ATTCGCCGTCCCAACAGAGCCCCGCCCGCTGCAACCAAAGACGGGCCGCGCACCAACGATGATATTCGCAACGCGCAGATCCAGCTGATCGATCAGAACGGCACCAACCACGGAACGGTCGAGACCGTGGTCGCCATCAAGATGGCCCTCGAGGCGGGCATGGATCTCGTCGAGATTTCGCCGAACAACAATCCTCCCGTCTGTAAGATTATGGACTACGGGAAGTTCAAGTATTCGGCACAGAAGAAAGCCGCCGAGGCGCGCAAGAAGCAGAAGATCGTCGAGATCAAGGAGATCAAGCTGCGGCCGATGATCGACGATCACGACTACGACGTGAAGATGCGCGCCATGCAGCGGTTCTTCGAGGAAGGCGACAAGGTCAAGATCACCTTGCGCTACCGTGGCCGCGAAATGGCGCACCAGGAAATCGGCACCAAGCTCCTGGACAAGGTCAAGGCGGACGTTGCCGAGTTCGCCAAGGTCGAGCAGGATGCCAGGTTCGAGGGGCGCCAGGTCGTGATGGTGCTGGCGCCGCGTTGA
- a CDS encoding alpha/beta hydrolase, which yields MTNSATIDQEPALIEVGEGDGRRRIAVRARAGSGPGLFWLGGFNSDMRGTKALALDAWAAEHGRACIRFDYSGHGESGGAFIDGTIGRWLEESVAVFEQFCRGSQVVIGSSMGGWMALLLARAIANREARQANLAGLVLIAPAPDFTEQLMWNGFSDEIREEITTKGVWMRPSEYDDGAPYPITRALIEEGRNHLLLGSAIDVGCPVRILQGAQDPDVPWQHAFALAHRLPAEDVVLTMIQDGDHRLSRPQDIARILAAVAEMG from the coding sequence ATGACCAATTCAGCGACAATCGACCAGGAACCGGCCCTTATCGAGGTGGGAGAGGGCGATGGCCGCCGCCGGATCGCGGTGCGCGCCCGTGCCGGCAGCGGGCCCGGGCTGTTCTGGCTCGGTGGCTTCAATTCCGACATGCGGGGCACCAAGGCGCTCGCGCTGGACGCCTGGGCCGCGGAACACGGCCGGGCTTGTATTAGATTCGATTATTCCGGCCATGGCGAATCAGGCGGCGCTTTCATCGACGGCACCATCGGGCGCTGGCTGGAAGAGAGCGTTGCGGTATTCGAGCAGTTCTGCCGGGGCTCGCAGGTCGTGATCGGCTCATCGATGGGGGGCTGGATGGCGCTCCTGCTGGCGCGCGCTATTGCCAACCGTGAGGCCAGGCAGGCGAATCTCGCCGGGCTGGTGCTGATCGCGCCGGCGCCGGACTTTACCGAGCAATTGATGTGGAACGGCTTCTCCGACGAGATTCGCGAGGAGATCACGACCAAGGGCGTGTGGATGCGGCCGTCGGAGTATGATGATGGCGCGCCCTATCCGATCACGCGCGCACTGATCGAAGAGGGGCGGAATCACCTGCTGCTCGGCAGCGCCATCGACGTGGGGTGCCCGGTCCGCATCCTGCAGGGCGCGCAGGACCCGGACGTGCCCTGGCAGCATGCCTTCGCGCTGGCGCACCGGTTGCCGGCCGAAGACGTGGTGTTGACCATGATTCAGGACGGCGATCACCGCTTGTCGCGCCCGCAGGACATCGCGCGGATTCTCGCGGCCGTGGCGGAGATGGGGTGA
- a CDS encoding nuclear transport factor 2 family protein, translated as MNTSTMLRAFCDAVEQRNSKAFAELFTEDGVYHDVFYGAFAGRAKIAGMIDDWFYRTATDFRWDMHDPVSDGETLYARYTFSYRSTLPEAQGARAMFEGVAIMRLRDGKIVEYHEVANTAPAFADLKFAPERIAKIVAKQGAALKARPEMKRHLE; from the coding sequence ATGAACACTTCCACCATGCTCCGCGCCTTCTGCGACGCCGTCGAGCAGCGCAACAGCAAGGCCTTTGCGGAACTGTTCACCGAGGACGGCGTCTATCACGACGTTTTCTACGGCGCATTCGCCGGCCGCGCGAAAATCGCAGGCATGATCGACGACTGGTTCTATCGCACGGCCACCGATTTCCGCTGGGACATGCACGACCCCGTCAGCGACGGCGAGACGCTCTATGCGCGTTACACCTTCAGCTACCGCTCGACGCTGCCGGAAGCGCAAGGTGCACGCGCGATGTTCGAGGGGGTCGCGATCATGCGGCTGCGCGACGGCAAGATCGTGGAATATCACGAGGTCGCCAACACCGCGCCGGCGTTCGCCGATCTCAAATTTGCGCCGGAGCGGATTGCCAAGATCGTGGCTAAGCAGGGCGCGGCGCTGAAGGCGCGGCCGGAGATGAAGCGGCATCTGGAGTGA